From Pleurocapsa sp. PCC 7319:
GCAATACTCCCACATACTGCGTATCGTTATCACTATTATTCTCTGGATTAAAAATTGCCCAAACACCTGGAGTTACTGAGATATTGTCGTTAACTCGCAAGCGATAAAATGCTTCAACGTGGTAGGCATTGTCATTCTCTTCACGAACGTCGCTGGAGGTAACGTGGGGTGGCACGCCGAAGATGATTCCTGGTAGATTGCCCTCGCCTCCAAGATCGGGGAAAGAAAGACCGACCGCTCCATACCAAGCATTAGCACTATCACCCGCGTTAACTAAAAGAGCGTCTGTTCCACCCAAACCATCAGAAATGTCACTTAAGCCAGAGTCCTTCGCATTTGCCCAGATATAGCCACCCCAGCCGTGGATTTGGAAATTATCAGAGAAGCGATAGAATCCCTGCCCAGCGACGATATTGTTGGAAGTGGCAATACTATTTCCGAAGGGAGATGCTGATAGAGCGCTACCCGTTCCCCCAGTAAGATTGACTCCCCCGTCAGGAGTATAACCATGAGAATATGCCAAACCCGCGCCTGCGCGATCGCCTAAATATACTAAATGTGCCAGGGCATTGTAACCGCCGTTGAATAAACCGTTTTCCTGTAAGGGAGAATCGGGGTTGTCTGCCAAATAACCAATGGTTAAGGTCAACTCATCAGAAAACTTCCAATTAGCACCTACACCACCACCACCTCGGCGGAAAATCGGATCGTAAGCACCAAACAACGAAGGAACACCGTTGCCGTCATCGGCAATTACGGCAGGAGTCACAGTAGTTGTAATATCGGTATAGCCGATACCAACTGGACCTACAGCAAAGGATAGGGAATCACTGACGGGAAAATAGTAACGGATATGGGGAACACTAAGCTCATTAACTTTATTATCATCGAAATTGAGACGGGTCATTCCCGTACCCGTGGCTAAACCAATTTTACTATTGTTATCTTCATCAAAAAAGTTACCAAATTGCATGCGTACTCGCAGTAAGTCTTCTCCTGTAAAGCTGCTTTCAAAATTAAGACGACCACGATAGGCGAAGAAGGTTTCGGTTGGATCTTCGTCACCACCAACTCCATTACCAAAGCTATCGGTAACGGCAGTGATAACCTCAGCCACAAGTCTGGTCGTAGTCGAAAACTGATTGTCTTCCAAGACTGCAGTACGTGCCTCTATGTTATCTACTCGTCCTTGTAAAGTAGCTAGCTCGGTGCTAAAGTCTGCCTCCAATCTTTGTAACATGCTCAAGTCTTCTGGGTCGATCCGATTGATATTGTCAGCAACCAATTGACTAATTTGATTCAGACAGGCATTCAAACTGGCAGCAAACTCGTAACGAGTCAAAGGGCGATCGCCACGAAAGGTATTATCGGGATAACCTGATATGCAACCATAACGCTGCACCAGCGATTGTAATGCTTCATAAGCCCAGTCAGTCGGCTTTACGTCCGATAGCTGTCTGACGGAGGGAACTTGCCCTAAAGAACTATCTTTATCTTTTAGTAGAAAAGAATCTTCCGATGGTGCTGCCAAGGCTACTGAGGGAAGTAATAGAACCATAAAAGAACTGGATAACAGACTTTTCAAGATTAAATTATTTGAATGGCGTGACTGATGTTCTTGATAAATAGTCATGATTTTATTCTCCAAAAATAGATAGATTTTGTTATTTATTTGCAATAGAAAATAGAAGCAAATTGATTAAACATTTGCTAAATAAACTTGAGTTTTTTCTTAGCCTTTAGCCTTTAGCCTTTAGCTTTGGATTTCGTGTCCTCTCTTCTATTACGTAGTAATAAAGAGTCTCAATTAATTAGTAGTTCGGGCGGTCAACATTTGAAACAAGCCCCCGCTCTTCCGCCCTCAAAATTTACGGGTTTATTAGCTAATGGCTAACAGCTAATAGCTAAAGGCTTTTTTAAGAACCTAGTAACTCTCCAAAGAATCCCAGTAATAAAAGCAATAAACTAGCTATCTTTAATAAGCGATCAAGAGAAGGATGTTCGAGGAGATGTGCCAGGGGTCGAAGCAAAATAGAATTAATTGTAAGACCTAGCAAAGCTACTGTGACAATTGCTAAAACGGTAAATAAAGGAGCGATAGATACTAATAAACATCCAAAGATAAATATAGCTTCAACTAAGAAGAACCAATTAAAAATATGTAATTCTGCTAAGAATACAGTAAATACAGTTAACAAAAAACAGATCGCATAATTGAGAATATTCAATTGAAAAAATTTATTTTTCGATTCTTTATTGGTAGAATCTCTCGTATAGTCTTTCATAATTGTTTGACGAAAGATTACGACGTACCAAGCAAAACAGCGTTTGAGAAACTGAATCAGGGTCTTGGGCGAATTTGTGCTTTGTAGAGATGTACCAAATTTGCGAATTTTCTCGGGTCCAATAATATCGGCAACGATAGTAGTTGCTCCTAAAAACTGCATCACCTTGCCAATTCTCTCCCACCAAAAGATACTTATGCCCCAAAGTATTGCATCGGCAGGTAGGTTATCGGATAAC
This genomic window contains:
- a CDS encoding iron uptake porin; the encoded protein is MTIYQEHQSRHSNNLILKSLLSSSFMVLLLPSVALAAPSEDSFLLKDKDSSLGQVPSVRQLSDVKPTDWAYEALQSLVQRYGCISGYPDNTFRGDRPLTRYEFAASLNACLNQISQLVADNINRIDPEDLSMLQRLEADFSTELATLQGRVDNIEARTAVLEDNQFSTTTRLVAEVITAVTDSFGNGVGGDEDPTETFFAYRGRLNFESSFTGEDLLRVRMQFGNFFDEDNNSKIGLATGTGMTRLNFDDNKVNELSVPHIRYYFPVSDSLSFAVGPVGIGYTDITTTVTPAVIADDGNGVPSLFGAYDPIFRRGGGGVGANWKFSDELTLTIGYLADNPDSPLQENGLFNGGYNALAHLVYLGDRAGAGLAYSHGYTPDGGVNLTGGTGSALSASPFGNSIATSNNIVAGQGFYRFSDNFQIHGWGGYIWANAKDSGLSDISDGLGGTDALLVNAGDSANAWYGAVGLSFPDLGGEGNLPGIIFGVPPHVTSSDVREENDNAYHVEAFYRLRVNDNISVTPGVWAIFNPENNSDNDTQYVGVLRTTFNF